From Myotis daubentonii chromosome 15, mMyoDau2.1, whole genome shotgun sequence, one genomic window encodes:
- the EPS8L1 gene encoding epidermal growth factor receptor kinase substrate 8-like protein 1 isoform X2, translating into MSTSIGPEAAPKPSAKSIYEQRKRYSTVVMADVSQYPVNHLVTFCLGEEDGVHTVEDASRKLAVMDSQGRVWAQEMLLRVSPDHVTLLDHVSKEELESYPLSAIVRCDAVMPPGRSRSLLLLVCQEPERAQPDVHFFQGLRLGAELMQEDIQGALHNYRSGHGDRRAAALRATQEELQRRPAPADETPPLQRRPSVRAVISPAEWAAARERPQTEPIPEEEAARRPGRAETPRSADPASPDLGPRGPDLASLQAERDVDILNHVFDDVESFVSKLQKSAEAARVLEHRERGRRTRRRESGEGLLALRAKPPSEAEYTDVLQKIKYAFSLLARLQGNIANPSSPELLHFLFGPLHVIVEMSGGPQLASGVRRPHLTSEAVALLRENVTPSENALWTSLGDSWTRPGLELPPEEGPPYIPEFYSGWEPPAADPQGRPWEDPVEKQLQHERRRRQQSAPQIAVNGHQDPESEPEPEPEPEPEPAGKWVLCNYDFQARNSSELSVKHRDVLEVLDDQRKWWKVRDQRGQEGYVPYNILTPHPGPQGSRSPSPARVLENSTPPPPPTSAPAPVPAPARPHWDSCDSLNHLDAGEKEKFCQMLSVNEELQARLAQGRSGPSRTATGPRAPEPQLHPRSDASEVRAWLQAKGFGAGTVDALGVLTGAQIFSLQKEEFRAVSPEEGARVYSQVTVQRALLEDKENVSELEAVMEKQKKKVEGELETEVI; encoded by the exons agCAGCGGAAGCGGTACTCCACGGTGGTGATGGCGGATGTGTCCCAGTATCCCGTCAAT CACTTGGTGACGTTCTGCCTGGGCGAGGAGGATGGCGTGCACACGGTGGAGGACGCCTCGAGGAAGCTGGCCGTCATGGACAGCCAGGGCCGCGTCTGGGCCCAGGAGATGCTGCTGCGCGTGTCTCCCGACCACGTCACGCTGCTCGACCACGTCTCCAAG gaGGAGCTGGAGTCGTACCCGCTGAGCGCCATCGTGCGCTGTGACGCGGTGATGCCGCCGGGCCGGAGCcgctcgctgctgctgctggtgtgcCAGGAGCCCGAGCGCGCGCAGCCCGACGTGCACTTCTTCCAGGGCCTGCGGCTCGGG GCGGAGCTGATGCAGGAGGACATCCAGGGGGCCCTGCACAACTACCGCTCTGGCCACGGGGATCGAAGGGCGGCGGCGCTCCG GGCCACGCAGGAGGAGCTGCAGCGCCGCCCGGCGCCCGCGGATGAGACCCCGCCCCTGCAGCGCCGCCCGTCTGTCCGCGCAGTGATCAGCCCAGCAGAGTGGGCCGCGGCCCGCGAGCGCCCCCAGACGGAGCCCATCCCCGAGGAGGAAGCGGCGcggaggccgggccgggcggaGACCCCCAGGAGCGCGGACCCGGCCTCCCCGGACCTGGGCCCCCGCGGCCCGGACCTGGCCAGTCTGCAGGCGGAACGCGACGTG GACATACTGAACCACGTGTTCGACGACGTGGAGAGCTTCGTGTCGAAGCTGCAGAAATCCGCGGAGGCGGCCCGAGTGCTGGAGCACAGGGAGCGCGGGCGCAGGACCCGGCGCCGGGAGTCCGGGG agGGCCTCCTGGCGCTGCGGGCCAAGCCGCCCAGCGAGGCCGAGTACACGGACGTGCTTCAGAAGATCAAGTACGCCTTCAGCCTCCTG gCGCGGCTGCAGGGCAACATCGCGAACCCCTCCTCCCCGGAGCTGCTGCACTTCCTGTTCGGACCCCTGCACGTG ATTGTGGAGATGTCCGGCGGACCCCAGCTGGCGAGCGGCGTGCGGCGGCCGCACCTGACGTCCGAGGCCGTGGCGCTGCTGCGGGAGAATGTCACCCCGAGTGAAAATGCGCTCTGGACCTCGCTGGGGGACTCGTGGACCCGCCCGGG GCTGGAGTTGCCCCCGGAGGAGGGACCCCCATATATCCCCGAGTTCTACAGCGGCTGGGAGCCCCCGGCCGCCGACCCGCAGGGCCGCCCCTGGGAGGACCCAGTAGAAAAACAGCTGCAGCACGAGCGGCGGCGCAGGCAG CAAAGCGCCCCCCAGATCGCTGTCAACGG tCACCAAGACCCGGAGTcagagccggagccggagccggaacCGGAGCCGGAGCCAGCAGGGAAGTGGGTCCTGTGTAATTATGACTTCCAGGCCCGCAACAGCAGCGAGCTCTCGGTCAAGCATCGGGATGTGTTGGAG GTCCTGGATGACCAGCGCAAGTGGTGGAAGGTTCGGGACCAGCGGGGGCAGGAGGGATACGTGCCCTATAATATCCTGACACCCCACCCGGGGCCCCAGGGGAGCCGCAGCCCAAGCCCTGCCCGCGTTCTG GAGAAtagcacccccccgcccccgccgacCTCGGCCCCGGCCCCGGTCCCCGCCCCTGCGCGGCCCCACTGGGACAGCTGCGACAGCCTCAACCACCTGGACGCGGGCGAGAAGG AGAAATTCTGCCAGATGCTCAGTGTCAACGAGGAGCTGCAGGCGCGCCTGGCGCAGGGCCGCTCGGGCCCCAGCCGCACGGCCACGGGGCCCCGCGCCCCCGAGCCGCAGCTGCACCCGCGCTCCGACGCCTCGGAGGTCCGCGCCTGGCTGCAGGCCAAGGGCTTCGGCGCCGG GACGGTGGATGCGCTGGGAGTGCTGACCGGCGCGCAGATCTTCTCGCTGCAGAAGGAGGAGTTCCGCGCGGTGAGCCCCGAGGAGGGCGCCCGCGTGTACAGCCAGGTCACCGTGCAGCGCGCGCTGCTGGAG GACAAAGAGAACGTGTCAGAGCTGGAGGCCGTGATGGAGAAGCAAAAGAAGAAGGTGGAAGGCGAGTTGGAAACCGAGGTCATTTGA
- the EPS8L1 gene encoding epidermal growth factor receptor kinase substrate 8-like protein 1 isoform X3, with protein sequence MSTSIGPEAAPKPSAKSIYEQRKRYSTVVMADVSQYPVNHLVTFCLGEEDGVHTVEDASRKLAVMDSQGRVWAQEMLLRVSPDHVTLLDHVSKEELESYPLSAIVRCDAVMPPGRSRSLLLLVCQEPERAQPDVHFFQGLRLGAELMQEDIQGALHNYRSGHGDRRAAALRATQEELQRRPAPADETPPLQRRPSVRAVISPAEWAAARERPQTEPIPEEEAARRPGRAETPRSADPASPDLGPRGPDLASLQAERDVDILNHVFDDVESFVSKLQKSAEAARVLEHRERGRRTRRRESGEGLLALRAKPPSEAEYTDVLQKIKYAFSLLARLQGNIANPSSPELLHFLFGPLHVIVEMSGGPQLASGVRRPHLTSEAVALLRENVTPSENALWTSLGDSWTRPGLELPPEEGPPYIPEFYSGWEPPAADPQGRPWEDPVEKQLQHERRRRQQSAPQIAVNGSHRHPTAQSSGAGCLLSPTLPLLLSHQDPESEPEPEPEPEPEPAGKWVLCNYDFQARNSSELSVKHRDVLEVLDDQRKWWKVRDQRGQEGYVPYNILTPHPGPQGSRSPSPARVLRGWDSESSL encoded by the exons agCAGCGGAAGCGGTACTCCACGGTGGTGATGGCGGATGTGTCCCAGTATCCCGTCAAT CACTTGGTGACGTTCTGCCTGGGCGAGGAGGATGGCGTGCACACGGTGGAGGACGCCTCGAGGAAGCTGGCCGTCATGGACAGCCAGGGCCGCGTCTGGGCCCAGGAGATGCTGCTGCGCGTGTCTCCCGACCACGTCACGCTGCTCGACCACGTCTCCAAG gaGGAGCTGGAGTCGTACCCGCTGAGCGCCATCGTGCGCTGTGACGCGGTGATGCCGCCGGGCCGGAGCcgctcgctgctgctgctggtgtgcCAGGAGCCCGAGCGCGCGCAGCCCGACGTGCACTTCTTCCAGGGCCTGCGGCTCGGG GCGGAGCTGATGCAGGAGGACATCCAGGGGGCCCTGCACAACTACCGCTCTGGCCACGGGGATCGAAGGGCGGCGGCGCTCCG GGCCACGCAGGAGGAGCTGCAGCGCCGCCCGGCGCCCGCGGATGAGACCCCGCCCCTGCAGCGCCGCCCGTCTGTCCGCGCAGTGATCAGCCCAGCAGAGTGGGCCGCGGCCCGCGAGCGCCCCCAGACGGAGCCCATCCCCGAGGAGGAAGCGGCGcggaggccgggccgggcggaGACCCCCAGGAGCGCGGACCCGGCCTCCCCGGACCTGGGCCCCCGCGGCCCGGACCTGGCCAGTCTGCAGGCGGAACGCGACGTG GACATACTGAACCACGTGTTCGACGACGTGGAGAGCTTCGTGTCGAAGCTGCAGAAATCCGCGGAGGCGGCCCGAGTGCTGGAGCACAGGGAGCGCGGGCGCAGGACCCGGCGCCGGGAGTCCGGGG agGGCCTCCTGGCGCTGCGGGCCAAGCCGCCCAGCGAGGCCGAGTACACGGACGTGCTTCAGAAGATCAAGTACGCCTTCAGCCTCCTG gCGCGGCTGCAGGGCAACATCGCGAACCCCTCCTCCCCGGAGCTGCTGCACTTCCTGTTCGGACCCCTGCACGTG ATTGTGGAGATGTCCGGCGGACCCCAGCTGGCGAGCGGCGTGCGGCGGCCGCACCTGACGTCCGAGGCCGTGGCGCTGCTGCGGGAGAATGTCACCCCGAGTGAAAATGCGCTCTGGACCTCGCTGGGGGACTCGTGGACCCGCCCGGG GCTGGAGTTGCCCCCGGAGGAGGGACCCCCATATATCCCCGAGTTCTACAGCGGCTGGGAGCCCCCGGCCGCCGACCCGCAGGGCCGCCCCTGGGAGGACCCAGTAGAAAAACAGCTGCAGCACGAGCGGCGGCGCAGGCAG CAAAGCGCCCCCCAGATCGCTGTCAACGG CTCACACCGACATCCTACAGCCCAGAGCAGTGGGGCCGGCTGCCTCctttccccaaccctcccccttctcctcagtCACCAAGACCCGGAGTcagagccggagccggagccggaacCGGAGCCGGAGCCAGCAGGGAAGTGGGTCCTGTGTAATTATGACTTCCAGGCCCGCAACAGCAGCGAGCTCTCGGTCAAGCATCGGGATGTGTTGGAG GTCCTGGATGACCAGCGCAAGTGGTGGAAGGTTCGGGACCAGCGGGGGCAGGAGGGATACGTGCCCTATAATATCCTGACACCCCACCCGGGGCCCCAGGGGAGCCGCAGCCCAAGCCCTGCCCGCGTTCTG aggggcTGGGACTCGGAGTCCTCCCTCTGA
- the EPS8L1 gene encoding epidermal growth factor receptor kinase substrate 8-like protein 1 isoform X1 — MSTSIGPEAAPKPSAKSIYEQRKRYSTVVMADVSQYPVNHLVTFCLGEEDGVHTVEDASRKLAVMDSQGRVWAQEMLLRVSPDHVTLLDHVSKEELESYPLSAIVRCDAVMPPGRSRSLLLLVCQEPERAQPDVHFFQGLRLGAELMQEDIQGALHNYRSGHGDRRAAALRATQEELQRRPAPADETPPLQRRPSVRAVISPAEWAAARERPQTEPIPEEEAARRPGRAETPRSADPASPDLGPRGPDLASLQAERDVDILNHVFDDVESFVSKLQKSAEAARVLEHRERGRRTRRRESGEGLLALRAKPPSEAEYTDVLQKIKYAFSLLARLQGNIANPSSPELLHFLFGPLHVIVEMSGGPQLASGVRRPHLTSEAVALLRENVTPSENALWTSLGDSWTRPGLELPPEEGPPYIPEFYSGWEPPAADPQGRPWEDPVEKQLQHERRRRQQSAPQIAVNGSHRHPTAQSSGAGCLLSPTLPLLLSHQDPESEPEPEPEPEPEPAGKWVLCNYDFQARNSSELSVKHRDVLEVLDDQRKWWKVRDQRGQEGYVPYNILTPHPGPQGSRSPSPARVLENSTPPPPPTSAPAPVPAPARPHWDSCDSLNHLDAGEKEKFCQMLSVNEELQARLAQGRSGPSRTATGPRAPEPQLHPRSDASEVRAWLQAKGFGAGTVDALGVLTGAQIFSLQKEEFRAVSPEEGARVYSQVTVQRALLEDKENVSELEAVMEKQKKKVEGELETEVI, encoded by the exons agCAGCGGAAGCGGTACTCCACGGTGGTGATGGCGGATGTGTCCCAGTATCCCGTCAAT CACTTGGTGACGTTCTGCCTGGGCGAGGAGGATGGCGTGCACACGGTGGAGGACGCCTCGAGGAAGCTGGCCGTCATGGACAGCCAGGGCCGCGTCTGGGCCCAGGAGATGCTGCTGCGCGTGTCTCCCGACCACGTCACGCTGCTCGACCACGTCTCCAAG gaGGAGCTGGAGTCGTACCCGCTGAGCGCCATCGTGCGCTGTGACGCGGTGATGCCGCCGGGCCGGAGCcgctcgctgctgctgctggtgtgcCAGGAGCCCGAGCGCGCGCAGCCCGACGTGCACTTCTTCCAGGGCCTGCGGCTCGGG GCGGAGCTGATGCAGGAGGACATCCAGGGGGCCCTGCACAACTACCGCTCTGGCCACGGGGATCGAAGGGCGGCGGCGCTCCG GGCCACGCAGGAGGAGCTGCAGCGCCGCCCGGCGCCCGCGGATGAGACCCCGCCCCTGCAGCGCCGCCCGTCTGTCCGCGCAGTGATCAGCCCAGCAGAGTGGGCCGCGGCCCGCGAGCGCCCCCAGACGGAGCCCATCCCCGAGGAGGAAGCGGCGcggaggccgggccgggcggaGACCCCCAGGAGCGCGGACCCGGCCTCCCCGGACCTGGGCCCCCGCGGCCCGGACCTGGCCAGTCTGCAGGCGGAACGCGACGTG GACATACTGAACCACGTGTTCGACGACGTGGAGAGCTTCGTGTCGAAGCTGCAGAAATCCGCGGAGGCGGCCCGAGTGCTGGAGCACAGGGAGCGCGGGCGCAGGACCCGGCGCCGGGAGTCCGGGG agGGCCTCCTGGCGCTGCGGGCCAAGCCGCCCAGCGAGGCCGAGTACACGGACGTGCTTCAGAAGATCAAGTACGCCTTCAGCCTCCTG gCGCGGCTGCAGGGCAACATCGCGAACCCCTCCTCCCCGGAGCTGCTGCACTTCCTGTTCGGACCCCTGCACGTG ATTGTGGAGATGTCCGGCGGACCCCAGCTGGCGAGCGGCGTGCGGCGGCCGCACCTGACGTCCGAGGCCGTGGCGCTGCTGCGGGAGAATGTCACCCCGAGTGAAAATGCGCTCTGGACCTCGCTGGGGGACTCGTGGACCCGCCCGGG GCTGGAGTTGCCCCCGGAGGAGGGACCCCCATATATCCCCGAGTTCTACAGCGGCTGGGAGCCCCCGGCCGCCGACCCGCAGGGCCGCCCCTGGGAGGACCCAGTAGAAAAACAGCTGCAGCACGAGCGGCGGCGCAGGCAG CAAAGCGCCCCCCAGATCGCTGTCAACGG CTCACACCGACATCCTACAGCCCAGAGCAGTGGGGCCGGCTGCCTCctttccccaaccctcccccttctcctcagtCACCAAGACCCGGAGTcagagccggagccggagccggaacCGGAGCCGGAGCCAGCAGGGAAGTGGGTCCTGTGTAATTATGACTTCCAGGCCCGCAACAGCAGCGAGCTCTCGGTCAAGCATCGGGATGTGTTGGAG GTCCTGGATGACCAGCGCAAGTGGTGGAAGGTTCGGGACCAGCGGGGGCAGGAGGGATACGTGCCCTATAATATCCTGACACCCCACCCGGGGCCCCAGGGGAGCCGCAGCCCAAGCCCTGCCCGCGTTCTG GAGAAtagcacccccccgcccccgccgacCTCGGCCCCGGCCCCGGTCCCCGCCCCTGCGCGGCCCCACTGGGACAGCTGCGACAGCCTCAACCACCTGGACGCGGGCGAGAAGG AGAAATTCTGCCAGATGCTCAGTGTCAACGAGGAGCTGCAGGCGCGCCTGGCGCAGGGCCGCTCGGGCCCCAGCCGCACGGCCACGGGGCCCCGCGCCCCCGAGCCGCAGCTGCACCCGCGCTCCGACGCCTCGGAGGTCCGCGCCTGGCTGCAGGCCAAGGGCTTCGGCGCCGG GACGGTGGATGCGCTGGGAGTGCTGACCGGCGCGCAGATCTTCTCGCTGCAGAAGGAGGAGTTCCGCGCGGTGAGCCCCGAGGAGGGCGCCCGCGTGTACAGCCAGGTCACCGTGCAGCGCGCGCTGCTGGAG GACAAAGAGAACGTGTCAGAGCTGGAGGCCGTGATGGAGAAGCAAAAGAAGAAGGTGGAAGGCGAGTTGGAAACCGAGGTCATTTGA